CCAGGTGCTCTACCACGTGAATGGCCGATCGCGTACGACGAGCTGCGGCCGTTCTACGCTCGTATGGAGCAGTTGCTGCGGGTTGCCGGCTCGCCGGATCCGCTCGACCCGGACGACGACGCAGTACTGAGACCACCGCCCCCGCTCGGCCCGCGCGATACGGCTTTGGCGGCAGCCATGCAGGAGGCAGGTCTTCATCCATACCGATTACATGTCGGGATCGACTACCTACCTGGGTGTTCGGAGTGCCTGGGGGATGCGTGTCCACGGGACTGCAAGGCGGATGGCAACAACCGGGCGTTGCAACAAGCGGTGGCAATCGGTGCGCTGCTGATTCACGATGAGACGGTTGTCCGGCTTGAGCCTGCACCCGAGGGGGTGCAGGTCGTCAGCCGGACCGGCGGCCCCACTGCCACGACGGGCGCCGGACGAAAACGACTGGCCCGCCACGTGATCCTTGCCGCAGGTGCATTGAACACGCCTCTCGTTCTCGCACGGTCGAGTGCACTGTGGCGCGACGGCAGCCCGCCCCCGCTGTTGGGATGCGGTTTGATGTTCCACATAACCGACATCCTGGGTCTGCAGCCACGTCGCGATGTCGCCAATTACGGGCCGCAGAAGACGTTGGCCATCCGCGACCTGTATGAAGTCGGCGAAGTTCAGTCGATGGCCATGCGCGTGCGAGCGGCGCCGATCGCGTCGTACCTGCGCGCCGAGGTCGAACGGCTCGGATTCGGCTGGCTGGGCGGTGGTTTGGAGGCACTTCGTCTTCCCGCCGCTGTCGCGGCGAAGTTCCTGGGCCGGGCCGCCACCTTCGCCACGGTCCAGGAGGACTATGCCTATGCGGCCAACCGTGTGTGGGAGGATTCGGGCCAGCCGGAGAGGATTCGTTTCAGATACGAGGTGCCGGACGAGCTGCGTGACCGGTCGTCGTGTGGGCGACGCGTCATCCGAGAGCGTCTCGGGCACCTCCGGCCTTTCTTCCTGACCCCGCTGGCAACTCCGAACTGGGGCCATCCGATGGGGACGTGCCGGATGGGGCGCGATCCGGCCGTGTCGGTCACCGACTCCGAGGGACGGGTCTGGGGCGTGCCCAACGTGGTTGTGGCTGATGCCGCGACACTGCCGACATCAGGCTCGACGAATCCGGCACTGACCGTCTCCGCGAACGCCTTGAGAATCGCCGAATCACTGGTGGCCCGCATGAACGCGGCGGCACCGGAACCGAGACAAGAACATGTCGAGTGATCTGTCGCAGGACACCACGGCCCGTTGTGAAGTGCCTGTTTTCATCGATTCGTTGACCGAACACCGGATCCGGGTGGCGGTGGTCACCGGTGGAGGAGCCGGTATCGGTCGCGCCGTCGCCCGCGGGCTCGCATCAACGGGCTATTGCGTCGCCGTTGTCGGCCGACACATGGAGAGTCTGGTCCAGACCGCGGAAGACCATGCTCATATCGCGCCGTTTCGCCTCGATGTCGGCGATGCCGCTCGCAGCGCTGTGGTGTTCGCCGAAGTCGAGCGGCAGTTGGGGCCGGTCGACATCCTGGTTGCGAATGCCGCCGTCTACCCTCGGGTGCATTTTCTCGATCAGAGTCCGGCGAGTTTCGAAGAGACATTTCAGACCAACGTTCACGGTGTGGCGAATGCCGTGCGTTCCGTTCTTCCGGGCATGCTGTCGAGAAACGCCGGCCGCATCATCGTTCTCGGCTCGCTCGCCGATCAGAGCCCGTTGGCCGGTGCGTGCGCCTATTCTTCATCGAAGGGCGCGTTGCACGCGTTGGTGCGCGGAATCGCCGTCGAGATCGACCGAGTTCGGTATCCGAATGTTCTGATCAACGAGTTCAATCCCGGCCGGACGCGGACCGCGATGGGAAAGGGCGGCCATCCACCCGAGGCCGTGTATCCGCTGATTCAGGCATTGATCGACCAACCACCGGGTGGTCCGCACGGGCGGATGTTCATCATGGATCGGGAGGTGCGTTCGAATGAGCGTCTCAGCCGTGCGATCCTCCGGCGGTTCGGTATCGGCCCGAGGCTCATGAGACTGCAGCCGGCTCGATAGCCTGCACTTCCGACCAGCACGCCTGAACCGGCGTCACGTGGCGGGATTGGACACCCACTTCATCTCATCGCTTTCGTTGACATCCCATTTGAGATTGGTCGGGCCGTCAGGTTGTGCCGGAACACTGCCGCGGTGGAGCTCCCAGAACGCATCGACGAACGGATCGAAACTGGTGGTCTCCTCGGGAGGCCGTTCGTACCCTTGCCGGTTGGCGGCATAGACGTCGGTCTTTCGCATCCAGTCGTCGATGTTGTCGAAGAATGCATTGTGGTTCCACTGTGCCTTGGCGCTCATCAACAACGCGGCGAGGCCCTGCGCGACCCAGGCGCGCACGTTGCAACAGATCCGATAATCCTCGGATGTCTGGTCCCACTCGTCCCACTGGCTGGGCGGCTTCTCCTGGTAGGGCTGACGTGGTCCGTGGTGCCACACCATCTGCCACAGCGCGTGCTGGCCGTACCAGCCCGGCCCGTAGTACGTCTGGGCGTCCTCATGAAAGACCGTGGTCCGAGCCTCTGGCACGAAGGACGGCTCACCGAGCATCAGTCCGGCGAACAACACGGGCCACTTGCGTCCGCTGGTGACTCCACCACCCTCGTTGAAAACCGCGCCGAGCCGGATCATGCCGTGAAGATCGATGCCGTACTGGACGAGACCGTACAGCAAGCGCCGCTTCTGGTCCTGGGAGGCAGCACTATTGAGCAGTAACGATGCGGCGCCCACGATACGGGCGATCTCACGCCCGTAGGCCGGCTGATTCTCGACCGGCAGGAGATACTGGCCCTCCCACGCGCCGTTCAGGTGGTCCAACCACGGGCGCTCAAGGTAGCGCTCGTACTGCGCGAAGGAGGGAACGGGGTACTTCGTGGCGTCCATGGGAAGGTTTTGGAGCAGATCCCATCGCAGGCTTGAAGCGCGAAAGATCTCTTTGTCGGCACCGACATAGGTCGGTCGGAAGGCGTCCGACGGCGGAGCCTCCGCCAAACTGGTCAGCACCGCGGCGGTCTTCATCACGTTCGGAGTCTGCCTCTCCGAGGACCACATGAGGTCGGCGTACATCGCCGTATTCGGCGTGGAGACCTCACTGATCGAAGAGATGAGCGAGCGGTTGGCATCCAGTTCGTACGGGAACGCGATCGATGTGCTCGGGTCATAGGTGGTCCCGCGGGAGTCGTAACCTTGCGACGGGCCGAGTTCCATCACGACCATCGAACCGTTGCGTCGCTCCGGGTTGTCCTGCAGACCGGTGTCGTCCCATTGATTCAGGCTGAGGTCGATGACCTCGTCGGCCGGCGCCGGCCCCGGCTCCGGGGTCACCGACACCACCTTCACCGGGCCGACCACCCACCAATCACCGTTCACGAACTGGCCGACGGGGTAGTCGCGGTCGAATTTCCAGGTGATCCCGTACTGGCTGACCTCGCTCGCACGCTGCTCGGTGACGCGCGCTTGACACGCGACGAGCGCGGTGGGCGCGACGAGCAACACGATTGCGAGAGTGCAGAACCTGCGCCGCCAGGTGGTGCGCACGCCGATGTGCCGTGGTGGTCCGTCAATTGACGTGGGCGGGTCTGCGATCGCACCGACCGCTCGTGATGATTCGCCAACCCCGGTGGACTCGACACTGTCGGGACCACCGCACGATAGGTCCGGGCTCTGGTAGCTGGTCCGGTTCATAGGAAATCCAATGTTGTCGATGCCCCCGACCACCGGTCCCACTGGCTGACCGGTCCACTGCAGGCGCCGGCGAAGGCGTATGGGTGTTCTCGATTCGCTTCGGTGTTCTGCCCACCGCCCCCGGAGGGGGCCGACAGGGATGCCAGCGAGTGTAGATCGTTTAGCTGTGCGGCACGGCAAACTGGAGGTATCCGGCAGGAAAGTCGTCGGCACGCGGCCAGCGGCATCCCATCCGGCATGTAGACGCACCGCCCCGCACCGAATTTCGTTGCGTAGTGGAAGATTTGTGAAATCTCTCGCGCTGGTTCTTCGGTCACGGCTCCCGGTCGAGGCGCCTGCAACTACCCTCAGAGCGTGCCCCGTCGAGCGGTGAAAGTGGCGATCCTGGGTATCAACTACGCCCCGGAGCCGACGGGAATCGCACCGTATACGACGGGCTTGGCCCTAGGCCTCACCGACCGTGGCCACGACGTGCGTGTGTTGACCGGCTTCCCGCATTACCCACAGTGGAGGCGCGACAAGACCAGACCTGGGTTCCGCTCGATCGAGCAGATGGACGGAGTACCGGTGTTTCGGCTCAGTCACGTGGTGCCGCATCGGCTCTCCTGGACGGGGCGTGCGGCCATGGAGGTCACGTTCGGCCTGCAGCTGGTGACCGCTCGCTGGGGTCGGCCGGACGTCGTCGTGTGTGTGACACCGCCCCTGCTGGCGGCCGCGGCGGCGGCTGTCCGTGCACGTTTGACGTGGCCACGCCCCGCCATCGGAATGGTGGTGCAAGACCTGTACAGCCGCGGGATCACGGAAACCGGTGTGGCATCCGGGCTTTCCGCGTCTGCGATCACCACCATCGAATCAGCTGCACTCAGGCTCGCCGATGGCGTCGCCGTCATCCACTCGGGATTCGTGGCCGAGCTTTCCGGCCATCTCGGAGTGCCTGCGCGCCGGATTCGCGTGATCAGGAACTGGACTCACATACCCGCTCCGGACGCGACGGCGAGCGCGGACTTTCGCGCCGCCCACGGCTGGGGACCTGACGAGATCGTGGTTCTGCATGCCGGGAACATGGGCTTCAAGCAGGGACTGGAGAACGTGATCGCCGCTGCCGAGTTGGCCGGCCGCGGCAAGAAGCGGATCCGGTTCGTTCTCCTCGGCGACGGTAACCAGCGTGTGCACCTGCAATCGATCGGTGCGGGAATCCGGGGACTCGATTTCGTGCCACCGGTCGGTGACGACGAGTTTCCGGCGGCGCTCGGTGCCGCCGACGTCCTGCTGGTGAACGAACGTCCCGGCGTTTCGCAGATGGCCGTGCCGAGCAAACTCACGTCCTACTTCCGTGCCGGCCGACCGATCCTGGCCGCCAGCGACGAGCACGGTTTCACCGCGCAGGAGCTCGCGGCGTCCGGCGCCGGCATCGTGGTGCCACCAGATCGGCCAGATCTGCTGCTGGATGCCGTGAATCGGCTTGGAGATGACCGTTCGCTCGCCACGGAACTAGGTGAGGCGGGCAGTAGATACAGCGAAGCGGTCCTGTCCGCGGCTGCGGCGATCGACAGCTATGAGGACTGGATCGTCGGCATGTTCGAGTCCAATCGGCCTGCGGGGCGTCGGGGAACGGATGCACCTGCCGGTGCCGATTCGTGATGGAAGCCGCAGGTGACAAGCGTGCGTTCGGCTGATCGGCTGCGACGTCGCGCCACCGCTGTGTGCGACGGCACGCCTGGTCTGGAACCAGAATCGTTCTCTAGTCAAGCAAAGCCTTTGGAGTTTGCCACAGGGGGCATAAGATCTGCCAAGGTGGTGGTGGGCGCGCGAGAGTTCGATGGTCGCGCGTGTGTCGAGGGAGGGCGACGTGGGGGAATGGCGAGCCCGTGGTTAGCGTGTTGACAGAGCCCAGTGGGCTTGTGAATCCCGTTGCGGTGAGCCGAATCTCCGGACCTCCCCGGCGCGGGGCCGTGATAGTTCCCGCGTACAACGAAGCCGCGGTGATCGAACGGACGCTGGCTCCACTGAGTCAGGCGGCGACCGAGGGATTCATCGAACTGATCGTGGTTTGCAACGGCTGCACCGACGACACCGCGTCCTTGGCGCGACGTATCCCGGGGGTCCAGGTAGTGGAACTGGCGCAGGGGTCCAAGCCTGCTGCGCTCAATGCCGGAGACGCCGCGGCCACCCTCTGGCCCCGGCTGTATCTGGATGCGGACATCCAGATCTCGCCTGATGCGGTCCTGGCAGTTCTCGACCGGCTCGCGCGCGGCGATGTGTTGGCCGCGCGCCCCGACTGCAGGTACGACACCGACGGAGCCAGCGGGGTGGTCCGCAGCTACTACCGGACACGCCAGCGACTTCCGCAGCACAAACTCGCGATGTGGGGTGCCGGGGCCTACGGCCTCACCGCGACCGGGCATGAGCGGTTCGGTGCCTTTCCGATGGTGACCGGCGATGATTTCTTCATCGACAACCAATTTGAGGCCCACGAGAAGGTCGTGGTGCAAACCGAACCCTCGGTCGTGAAAACGCCTGTCGATGCCAAGAGCCTGTTGGCGATCCTGCGACGGAGTTACCGAGGCAAGGTCGAATTGTCGTCTGCCGACCGACTCCGATTACCCGAGCGGGTACGACGAATGGGTGCGCACACGGCAGTCGCCGTCGTACGGGCAGTTGACGGACCACGATCTGCTGTTGATGCGGGCGTGTACCTGGGCATGGCGCTGGCCAAACGGTTGTCCGTGGGAACGTCACAGACATGGGCGAGAGACGAGAGCAGTCGAGCGCTCAACCGGGGAGGTGGAGACAGTCGACCTCGTGGCTCCACTCACAGCGTCGAGATCCTGTGCGCAGTGGACGATCTCGACCGTGTCCGCGACGAATGGGACGGCTTCGTCGAACGTTCTGGCAGTGACATCTACTTCACGGTGGATTGGTTACAAGCGTGGTGGGCACACTACGGCGGGCAACGTGAGTTCTTCGGCCTGCTCATCAGAGAGCACGGGAAGTTGGTCGGTGTCCTGCCCTTGTGTGTCCATCGGATCTGGGCGGGACCGGTCCCGGTGCGGTTGGCGCGGTTCGTCGGAGCCGACTCCACCCTGCCGGTCTTCACGCCCGCGATCGCCGACGGCCATGAACAGACCGTGGTGCGTGCCGCTCTCGAAATGGTCTTCGACGAGGCCGGCTGCGACGCCTTGAGCCTGTCCCCGCTGTCGGGTCGGTCACCCGTGGCAGCGGCCGTCGAGCGGGCAGTGGATGAAGCCGCCTCGCTCAGAATATTGCGTGCGGACACCCATGGACCCCACGCGGTGTTCGCACTTCCGGGAACCTTCGACGAGTACCTCCTCGATCTCAGCAGTGCACAACGCAAAGCTCACAGGCGCAACCTGCGGAAGCTGAACAATCGGTACGACCTCTCGTTCCGAACGATCAGTGGTGACGAGGCGATCGGCTACTTCGACGGTTTCGTCGACTTGCACACGTCGTACTGGCGCCGGCGGGGCAAGCTCGGGCATTTCGGGGACTGGCCGCGCAGTGCCGAATTCAATCGCGAACTCATCTCGCGCATGGCGCCGAGCGGACGAGCACGGTTCTATGAAATCGCCGGAGACGGTCGGGTGCTGGCCATCGAGTACGGATTCGTTCTCGGCGATCGGTGCTACTCGCGTTTGCCTGCACGAGTAGACGACCCGTCGCTGGAAACGCTGGGCTTGGGCCGGGTGAGCGTCGCGGAGAAGTTCCGGGCCCTGATCGGAAGCGGGATCAGAGAGGTCGAGAGCGGTCCCGGCCACTACGACCACAAGGTACTTCTGGGGGCCGAGGAGTATCCGCTACGCCGCCTGGTGGTGAGCCGGCGCTGCGGACTTCCGCGTTGGCGCGGTGAGTTTCTGGTCCTCTGGGCCGACCTGCTGAACCTGGCCTACTATCGCGTCTGGTTCCTCAAACTCCGCCGAAGGCTGCGGCTGCCGCCGCGACACCTGTGGCGCCCGTGGATACAGACCCGTGTGTAAGCCGGCCATTGCAACCCGACGGCGGTCGGTCAACATTCGCAGGCGAGATCGGGGGTTGTGTTGTCGGTTCGGTCAACTCGCCCAGTAGGTGTCGAGCGCGCTTCCGTCTGTAACCTCACAGTCCACGGAATCGGCATGGCCTCTCGTGAGTTGGATCCGGGGGAGGATCTGACCTGGGTCAGTGTCGCGCAGTTCGAGCTGGTCCTCGATGCGGTAGCGGGGCGATCAGACGTGCGCCTCACGTTCGACGACGGAAACGCATCGGATGTGGACATCGCGTTACCGCGGCTGATGGAGCGTGGCATCAAGGCGGAGTTCTTCTTGCTCGCAGGTGAATTGGGCAAGCAGGGACGTGTCGACCACACCGGGGTCGAGAAGCTCCTTGATGCAGGTATGGCGATCGGTTCGCACGGCTGGTCGCATCGCGATTGGCGGCGCATCGACGACGCGCAGGCTCTTGAGGAAGTCGAAGGCGCCCAACGTACGCTGAGCGCTCTCACCGGTGGTCCCGTGTCACGGGTCGCGATCCCGTTCGGTTCGTATGACCGCCACGTGCTGCGGCGGCTGCGGCGCGCCGGAGTGACGCGCGTATACACCA
This genomic window from Mycolicibacterium goodii contains:
- a CDS encoding GNAT family N-acetyltransferase, which encodes MIVPAYNEAAVIERTLAPLSQAATEGFIELIVVCNGCTDDTASLARRIPGVQVVELAQGSKPAALNAGDAAATLWPRLYLDADIQISPDAVLAVLDRLARGDVLAARPDCRYDTDGASGVVRSYYRTRQRLPQHKLAMWGAGAYGLTATGHERFGAFPMVTGDDFFIDNQFEAHEKVVVQTEPSVVKTPVDAKSLLAILRRSYRGKVELSSADRLRLPERVRRMGAHTAVAVVRAVDGPRSAVDAGVYLGMALAKRLSVGTSQTWARDESSRALNRGGGDSRPRGSTHSVEILCAVDDLDRVRDEWDGFVERSGSDIYFTVDWLQAWWAHYGGQREFFGLLIREHGKLVGVLPLCVHRIWAGPVPVRLARFVGADSTLPVFTPAIADGHEQTVVRAALEMVFDEAGCDALSLSPLSGRSPVAAAVERAVDEAASLRILRADTHGPHAVFALPGTFDEYLLDLSSAQRKAHRRNLRKLNNRYDLSFRTISGDEAIGYFDGFVDLHTSYWRRRGKLGHFGDWPRSAEFNRELISRMAPSGRARFYEIAGDGRVLAIEYGFVLGDRCYSRLPARVDDPSLETLGLGRVSVAEKFRALIGSGIREVESGPGHYDHKVLLGAEEYPLRRLVVSRRCGLPRWRGEFLVLWADLLNLAYYRVWFLKLRRRLRLPPRHLWRPWIQTRV
- a CDS encoding polysaccharide deacetylase family protein, encoding MASRELDPGEDLTWVSVAQFELVLDAVAGRSDVRLTFDDGNASDVDIALPRLMERGIKAEFFLLAGELGKQGRVDHTGVEKLLDAGMAIGSHGWSHRDWRRIDDAQALEEVEGAQRTLSALTGGPVSRVAIPFGSYDRHVLRRLRRAGVTRVYTSDGGRARPDAWLQPRTSLRHDIDEAWIARVLDQNTPLVRAARNRAARAAKRWRGR
- a CDS encoding glycosyltransferase family 4 protein, which translates into the protein MPRRAVKVAILGINYAPEPTGIAPYTTGLALGLTDRGHDVRVLTGFPHYPQWRRDKTRPGFRSIEQMDGVPVFRLSHVVPHRLSWTGRAAMEVTFGLQLVTARWGRPDVVVCVTPPLLAAAAAAVRARLTWPRPAIGMVVQDLYSRGITETGVASGLSASAITTIESAALRLADGVAVIHSGFVAELSGHLGVPARRIRVIRNWTHIPAPDATASADFRAAHGWGPDEIVVLHAGNMGFKQGLENVIAAAELAGRGKKRIRFVLLGDGNQRVHLQSIGAGIRGLDFVPPVGDDEFPAALGAADVLLVNERPGVSQMAVPSKLTSYFRAGRPILAASDEHGFTAQELAASGAGIVVPPDRPDLLLDAVNRLGDDRSLATELGEAGSRYSEAVLSAAAAIDSYEDWIVGMFESNRPAGRRGTDAPAGADS
- a CDS encoding GMC oxidoreductase, with protein sequence MEADPKSADLDVIVVGGGLAGSIAALTVAHAGYSVGVIECGPSRSQGPAPGPGTLRKITARLAGHVLPRPGRWPVPLMRDMGRGRSAKPMAAVLGFGPGGSSTVYGAALSRYRRSDFAPLRIPGALPREWPIAYDELRPFYARMEQLLRVAGSPDPLDPDDDAVLRPPPPLGPRDTALAAAMQEAGLHPYRLHVGIDYLPGCSECLGDACPRDCKADGNNRALQQAVAIGALLIHDETVVRLEPAPEGVQVVSRTGGPTATTGAGRKRLARHVILAAGALNTPLVLARSSALWRDGSPPPLLGCGLMFHITDILGLQPRRDVANYGPQKTLAIRDLYEVGEVQSMAMRVRAAPIASYLRAEVERLGFGWLGGGLEALRLPAAVAAKFLGRAATFATVQEDYAYAANRVWEDSGQPERIRFRYEVPDELRDRSSCGRRVIRERLGHLRPFFLTPLATPNWGHPMGTCRMGRDPAVSVTDSEGRVWGVPNVVVADAATLPTSGSTNPALTVSANALRIAESLVARMNAAAPEPRQEHVE
- a CDS encoding SDR family oxidoreductase, which encodes MAVVTGGGAGIGRAVARGLASTGYCVAVVGRHMESLVQTAEDHAHIAPFRLDVGDAARSAVVFAEVERQLGPVDILVANAAVYPRVHFLDQSPASFEETFQTNVHGVANAVRSVLPGMLSRNAGRIIVLGSLADQSPLAGACAYSSSKGALHALVRGIAVEIDRVRYPNVLINEFNPGRTRTAMGKGGHPPEAVYPLIQALIDQPPGGPHGRMFIMDREVRSNERLSRAILRRFGIGPRLMRLQPAR